CATCTGATATCCTCCTCTGGAGAAAACCAAAAATCTGTTATCCTTAAGTTCAATGCTGGGATTTGAAGTGAAGAGGCTAGCTTCATCATAATTATATAAAACAGTCCTGCTTCTTATCCAGTTATCATCACGGTCAGAAATCCCATCTTTGAAACTCCATTTGATAGGTAACTCCTCTGGATTAATTCCTTTCTCCAGCTTTAAAACATAAAAACCAGGGTCACCAATGCCTACATCTGAATAAAGGCAGTAATTAAATTTCCCATCCGGTGATTCTAGGTGTTGGTAGTAATCAAGATAATCAACGGTGCATCCTGAGGAAGTTAGACCAAATATTAAAAAGCTTAAAATTTGAAAAAGGCGGTTAATCATGATAGGATGACGAAGTGAACTTTACTTACCAATCAAATATATACTAATTAACCGTTTTACTCGTCAACGTCCCCACCTTCGGAAGAATCTGAATCACGAAGCGTCTGTCCCGCACGTCACCTGTTCTTCCTGCGCCTTCAAAGCCACTGCCCGAAGCGATAAGTTCAATGCGGTCTTTGGGGAACCGGATGCCAGCGCTTCGCCAGAATTGGAGCAAGGCCAGGGCGCGTTTATAGCTCAGTTCTAAAGCGTATTCGCGTTGGGTGGCATTTCTGGGGTCGCCTTGCGGGAAGGAGGCGGCCCGGCCGTCTATCACAATCAGGTATTTCACGTCCGCTCCTTTCACAGAATTGAGTACACTGCTGAGCTCTTCGCCGGCGCGGCGCAAAGGCATTAAGGAGCGTTGCGGAATGGTGGCACTGCTTTGGGCGAACAACACGTCTACCAACAGCTCATGCCGTTTGTAGCGCTCATTATACTGAAAGTAACGGCTGTCCAGACGGGAGAGGGCCTCCTTGATTTCGTCTAGCTTGCGCTTTTCCTGCACCTCTACCTTGAGCTGGGCAATGTTGCGCCGGTTCTCAGAGTCTTTGTCGGTAAACATCTTAAAACTGAGCACAAACAACACCAGCATAATGAGGAAGAGCACCGTCATGAGGTCCACGTAGCTGGGCCAGAAAAAGTCTTTGTTTTCCTTGTTCATGGTAGGTTACGGCCTGCGTCTGTTTATCTGTCCCTTCCCGAAGATTTTGCCCATGGCGGCTTTGATTGGACCAGGCTCCAGCGTGCGCTCTACGTTGTCATTTAAAACCGCCAACTGTTGTAATAAGGCTTGCTGTACCTGGGTATCAGTTTCCAGTTTGCGCAACAAAGCGTCATTGGTCTGTTTGATTTCCTGGGCCAATTCTGCCTGTTGTTTGTTGAGTGTATCCTGCTGGCTGTTGAGGTTCTGGAACGGTTGCATGTACTCCAAAATGCGCTGGTACAAATTGTCCTCATTCAAGCGTCTGAAATGCTCCTGCCATTTCTCATACGCATTCTGGGCATCGCGTTCCTGGTGTTGCAAACGGGCCTGCATGAGGTCAGTTAAGCGTAGCGAAGCTTTGTCAAAATATTGCTCAGTGCGGTTGGCAATGTTGTCCAGTTCCTCCTCGTGCTTAGAGAAGAAATTCACCTGGCGTCTAATAGATTCATCATGCTGTTGCAAATAACCAGGCAAGCGGTCGAAGCCCTCTTGCAAAGAGGTCAATCTGCCTAACACTTGGGAAATGTTCTGTGTCAATTCCCCGCCCTTGCGCACCGATTCATTCAAAGCCTCCTGGTACTGCAGGAAGTTCATGAACAGGCGCTCGCTTTCCTTGATTTTATCAAATACCTGCAGGTTGGCGTTGGCCATCTGCGTGAAGCCAATCTCGTCCAAACGTTGAATGAATTCTTTCTGAGTGCTGATGTTGTCGGTGAGCGTTTCCACAATGGGCCGAAAGCCCAGAATCTTGTCCAAAAAGTCTTTATTAAAGGAATCCAGCACCGATTTCAAGTTGCCCAGACTGGCAGCCATGTCTGAGTTAAGCTTAGGCAACAGGTGAGTTTGCAGGAAGGTGTAGTACTCATTTTTGTTTCTATCCCGTAGGCTACGGGCGTTTTTAAGGGCATTATTGCCCATCATAGTCAAGAGCAAACCACAGAAACTTCCGGCCATGGCAATGAGCACCCCAAACAGGAACGAGGGAATGTTCTGGTCTGTGATAAACGAAGACTCATCTACCGTAGAACTTCTCAGGCCCGTGTACACCAAGCTGGAAAGTCCGATGATGACCCCAGAGAAAGTACCCAGCAAACCCACATACAAAGGCGTAGAAATGCTGGACTGCACCTCTTCATCTAAAGAGTCTGAATACCGCTCGGCTACGTCTTTTAGAATGGTGAAATCTGCGGCGGCGCCTTTGTTCAGGCGCAGGTATTCATTGGTGCTTTTGAGTATCTTCTGGAAAACCGTGGACGGATTTTGCGCGTGAATCAGCTCTGTGGTTTCTGTTGATTTAGCCGAAGGTTTCTGGGCTAATTTATTGGCCTGAATATGCTCTTCTAAGAAGATGGTTCTCTGCTGAACGGCCTGTTTAAACTGCGCAATGGGAACGGTGTAGAAAGGATTGGCTTCATCCTGTGCAGATATGTGCAGTTCCTCAGAATCAACGGCCACAATGCGCTTTATGATAGGACTGCTGGGAGAGCCTTCCCGGAAATCCTTGCCATAGACCAACTGCTCCCAAAGCTGTTCCTGAGAGATAGAGGCTATTTTCTCTGGCACCGAGCCGTCCAAGGGCGCACGCTGAACCGACAGCCTGGACTCATCTGGGAAAAGGTCTTCTATGGTCTCAATTTTATTTTTGTTGGCTTTGTACACACGCCATTGGTAGCCAATGATGACCAGTACCAGAAGGGCTTCTAAGATAAATATTACTTCCATGGAAAGGAGGTTGGTTTGGGTAGTGCCACTGATGGAAGATAGCGGGATTGTTTGATTTTCTTGCTTCCGTTTTTAGGCTGTTTTCTGAAAACTAAGCCAAAAACGAATTCTCTAAATCAAAGATTACTCACAAATTCCAAAGTGCTATTCTTACCTTGTAAGGTAAGTGATTAAAAGTAGAACGGCAGAAAGCAAGAATCCGTTTTCGGGCTATTTCCTGGAAAACAGCCTGAAAACGGATTCAATGGTTCTAATCCAAAATGGCAGAGTTGGTTAAAAGAAAGGGCTTTCTAGCTGAAGTCAATGCGGGCCTTTTCCTGAATTTTCCAGCCACTGCCGGTTCTGGTCAAGACGCCATCGCCTTTCTGGACAATTCTGGTCACCATACGGTTAGAAGGCTTCTCAAAGTTGAAGGCGTTGTCCAGTCTGTCCATTCCTTGTGAAATAACAAAGGCGTGGTTGCCGGCCAGGTTGAAACGATATCTGGTTTGGGTACTGCCTTCCTGCGGGGTATCAATTTCCAAGTAGCTGTCAGAGTCGGGGCGCTTTTGCAGTTGGTGCGTTTTGATGACGCCGTCCTCCGGGATGATGGCAAACCTGATGGGAGATTCTGGCTCTTGAGCCGGTTGCTGGGGCTGGGACGATAATTCGTTCAACAAATCATCGCCTACCATGCCACCGCCTAGCATTGGGTTCTGCATAGCTCTGTTCTCCTCTGACTGCGGGTTCTGGTCTTGTGGGTTCATGCCGTCTCTTCTTCTAGGTTCGTTTCTGCGCTGTTGCGGTTGTTGCTGTTGTACGCGGGCAGGCTGTTGCCCCATGTCACCGTCTAGTGGTTGGGCTGGTTGCTGTCCTTGTTGCGGGTTGCGGGGCTGACGTCCTTCCTGTTGAGGCTGACGGGGCTCTCTAGGCGGTTTTTGCTGTTGTTGCGGAGCCTGGCCTTCTTGACGCGCTCTGGCTTCTTGCGGAGCCCGCTGAGGCTGTGGCTGGGCTTGCTTCGGCTGACGCTCCTGCGGTGGCTGTTGAGGTTGTGGAGCCTGTTGTCTGGCGTTTTGCTGAGGCTGTTGTTTCTGGCGTTGCTCTGGGGCCGGTTGCTGGCCTCTGGCAGGCTGGGCCTGTTGCGGTTGTTTGGGTTGGTTTCCACGCTCCAGACGGCTTTCCTGCTGTGGGTTTCTAGGGTTGTTCCGCTTGAAGTTGTTTTCCAGCCCCTTCAGGCCAGACTCCAGCTCGCGGTTTTTCTTTTCTAGTGAGCTGATTCTGTGCAAGAGTCCGCTCACTTTAAAGAAAGTGAAACCGGCTAGCAGAACCGCTACAATTGCTATGATGAGAGGTATAGTCATACCAAATGTTTTAATGGTTAGATGATACTAAAACCGCCGGTGCTTTTCTTGGGCACCAGCGGTTTTTTACAATTTATACAATGGCACCTACCTGCTGGTGGTACAGTTCTTTAGACAACAGGTACAGTGACTGCTTCAATGGCATAAAGAACATGGTCTCTGGGATGAGCTCACGGTCAGAAAGTCCGCGCAAAGTCTCTTCCAAGACCATGGTGTAGCTGTCCTGGATGTTGTTGCGCATGAAGTTGAGTACCCAGTGCGGGTCTACCTCTACGCCCATTGAGCGCATCAATGGAGCCACATCGGCGTCATCCAATAAGAGCGTCAAGCAGTTCATGACGTTGTCCAGTACCTCGGTTCTGAGGGTAGACGAAATCTGGCTCTTGTTCACCGACTTCATGGCATCTTCTCCGGCCACGGCACCGGTTGGGCGCATGATTGGAATGTCCGTCAAGTCAGAAAGGTTGGCGCCTTCCAGAGCCATGGCACCGCCGTTGGCCGTCACCTGCTTAGGATTGTCTACCAACACCAGCTTGAAGTTGCTAGGCGCTTCTTGCCCGGTCACTTTCTGGAAGATGGTTTTGGCATAGCGCTCCACGTTGGAGAAGTTGGTGCCCGCGGCCAAAAGCTTGATGTACAAACTTCCCTGGCCCGAGAAGCAGATGTAACGCGGAACCTGCGTGCCTAACAATTGGGTAAGCTGTGCCAGGTGGTACATCAAAGACCCGAAGTGCAGGTAGAACATCAACCGTAGCTGGCGCGCCTGCAACAACTGCGAGCTGTAGTTCAACTCACGGTCATAGCTAAACAGCAAACTGGTAATATCAGCGGACCCGAAATCTGGGTTGTCCAGCGCCGTCTCCAGGAACTTCTTGTATTCCTTACCTTCCTCAGACAACGGAATTTGCATGATATGCGACACGCCGTACTGCAACAAACCGTTGTCCTTGCTGGTCTTCACCGAGGCAAAACCATCGCCCCACAGGTCATTCCCGGCAAATCGGAAGGACGCACTGTGCGAAGGCTTGCGGTTGGTAAACAACAATACGTCGGTGGTACCACCGCCTATGTCTACGTTAATCAGGTTTTCATCCTGGCTAGGCACTACCACTCCGGTTCTGGATAGGAAGTAGAACGGAGCCACAGACTCTGTGATGCAGGCCGTGTTTCTTCCGTTTTTGAAGACGGTTTGGTATACACCGTCCCATACGTTCTGGAACATGTTGCGCGAGTAGTCATCAAAGCTCAATGGCGCAAACCACACCACTTTGGTGTTGGCCACGTTGCCATGGTTTAAGACCACTTTGTTCTTGATGAGCAACATAATCTCAGTGAAGAAGGCTTCAATCCGGCGCTTGCCAGTGTTGGATAGCGTCTCACTCCACTTCAGGTCGGTATGGTAGCTCTGCTTGTACTGGTCCTGGTGCGTACCTTCGGTGTTGATGGAGAACCCAATGTTAATGTTCCCGAACAGACTCGGAATCTGGTTCTCAAAGTCAATAGACTCACAGGTAGCCGTTCTGGTAGGGAAGGAGTAAAGCGACCCACCCGCCCCGATAATCAACGGAATAAACTCACGCTTCAGCAAGGTCTCTACCGCAAACAGACGCCCGAAACCACGCTTATGGAACCGCTGGTAATCTGTCAAAGATGCATCTTCTGATGGCTTGTTCAGCATCACCAACTGCAAGTCATTGGCCGTGATGGAGAACTCTTTCGGGGCTTGGTTAGAACCGGCCGTGTAGGCAATATGCGTGTTAGACGTCCCGAAGTCAATGGCGAAGGTGAAGCTCTGAATACCCTGGTGCATCTGCTGGAACTTAGGCACAATCAGCGCCTTGCCGGTCACGTCTACACCTTGGTGCGTCAGCTCGGCGTAGTCAAAGTGCGTGCCTCTGATTTCATAGTAAGTACTGCCCGCACTGCTGTTGCTTTTCTTGGTGCGTCTTTGGGACGTAGCAGACATGAAGCCTCCACCCGCGTCCAGTTGGCGTCCGCCAACATAGAAGTTCAAGGTGTGGTTTCTGTTCACCAACAGCGAGTCAATATCCTCATCAACCAGCATCACTTTGTAGAAGTCATTGTAGGTAGGCGCGTCCACAAACTTGTAGAACGGGAACACCCCAATGCCCACGCGTGATTTCAAGATGTGGCCTTTTTCTGGGATTATCTGGCCGTGTGCATCTCTGGAATTAAGCGGATTGTCATAGTAACTGCGTTCATATACTACTGGGCCATGCTCGGTAGGGATGGACAAGGTCACTCGCACGTGGTTCACGTCTACATAGAAGGTAAGGTGGTTGGCCAAATCCTCAGGCGTGAAGTAGTCAAAGTACGTGCTGGTGATAGGCAACAGGTAGTTAAATACTTTCTCCGTTACACCCGGTTGGTACAAGACGGTTCCGCTGTAAAAACGGTCTGTGTTCACCTCATAAGGCACCTGTACAATGGTCTCTTGCAAGAGGTCATTGATGGTGAGGTACGGGTAGTTAAACCCAACGCCCGGCAAAGAACGAGCAGGAATTTCTTTTTCGTCTGAGTAGCCTACCTGCGTATTGGTTGGCCAGGCCAGGTTGTTGACGTACTTCACGTGCGGGGCCAAACGCAAATCTGGCTTGAGCACGATAGGACGGTCTCCCTGGAACAGATTGTTGGTTGGGCGCAGGAACAAATCACTGCTGGTCACGGCGGTTTGGTCTTTCTTCACCAGGAAGTTCAAGTGACCCACGTGCACCGGGTTCTGCTGTAAATCCACCAACGGCAGGTAGTCATTGATGACCGCATTCTGGCCCATCACCCCAGACATAGAAATGCTCTTCAAAACCGCTTCGTCCAAGGCATTGTACACCGCCGGGAAAGCCTGAATATACGCCGGATTAGACACGAACAGCTTGTGCACGTACTCTTTAAAATCACGCTCGCGGTCATTTAGTGACACGAAGTTGTTGTCAAAGTACACGCCCACGTTTTGCGCTCTATTGATAGAAAGTGGTTGCACATTTGGAGACACAAACAGGAAGGTGAACGGTGAAGTACCACCCAACAACTGCATGTGCTTGTTGCCACGTCCATCAGTAGATTCCAGATAGAACAGGAACAAATCATCCACGCCTCTGAACTTGGAGTCGTTCATGAACAAGTCCAGCGTTCTGCCCAAAAGTTGGGTGTTGGGGTTGGATTGCATGGCGTGCAACTGCTGTTGCTTGTTCCAGCGTCTTATGACAATCTTGTTACCGCCCTGGGCGTAGCTTTGGTGGTTGTAGAGCAGTTCCCACAAGTCCCAGAAGTGGGTGACAAACTTATGGTAGATGCTGTTGGGGGTGCTAGAGACACCTTGCTTGACAAAGTCAAAGGCGGTCTCAAACAAGTGCATGCGCGCAAACGGCGTGGGGATGGAGGCCGTGATTTTCTGGGCTCTACCGCCGGCACCGTCGGTGATGTCCTTAATCTCCGTGCTGGTAATCTGGCTAGTTTTTGCCCAACCTTCTACGTTAGAACCGGTCTTATGAAGTCGAAGTACTTTCGGCATAAATCAATCTGTTTTTAAGGTGTTTTCAGAAAAAGAGGCCAAAAACGAATTTTGGGGGATGACCTCCTTTTCTTTCCTTTACTTATTTCTTCCTTCAGGAAGTGTTCTTTCTTTTTCGTCCCCCTTTGAAGGGGGTAGGGGGATGATTATTGCAAGGAGATTCTCCCCTTGAGTGGAGCGTAGAGGGGTGTTTACATTGCAAACTTTCTCTCCAATGATTACACCCCTAAAGTCCCCCTCAAGGGGACAATCTCTCCCCAAAAAGGGAAACTGGATGGCTTAAGAATACTTAAGCTTTTCTTCTACCAAATTATTGGTGGCAATCTCAAAGGCTTTGATGGTAGCTTTGAAGGCCTCGCGGTCTGAGATGGATTCTGAGGCACGGTTCAACTCTTTCACAAAAGCGCCTTGTGAGATGCCTTTGTTCAGGAAACCAGTCTCTACTTGCTTGTCAGAGACCATGCGGTTGAAGTCGGTCTCATGTAGGTGGAAGGCAGAGAAGGTGCGCTCCATCCGGCTGAGTTCTTTCAACCAAGCCTCGTAACCAATGTCTGGGCTGTTCAGGAACTTGTTCAGCTCTTTGAAGATAGGCTCATTGCGCATGGCACTGCTCAAGTCCACACCTTTGGCGTAGGCCGCTTGTGCGTCATCCGGCACATGGTTGGCGTAGTAGCGCGCGAAGTAATGGAAGCGAATCAATTGCTTGGCAATACGGTCTCTGGTCTCGGTGTCCAGGTGCGAGAACTGCACATTGTCCACGTCTTCGCGCAAGCCAAACTCATGGTAATGCGAGTTGCCGGTCAACTCATTGTCTGAGTAGTCCATAAAGTCAATGATGGACAACGCGCTCAAGAGTTCTACCAAGTGGGCGTCGTTTTTCTGACTTGCCCGGCCTGGGTTGTTCTCTAACGGACGGTCTGGCGTGTCACCCATATAATAGGTAGCGTTCACCCCAGTCAGGTGGTTCTGGTAGTAAGACAGTGCATCCTTCGCCTTAGTGGTGAAGGTGTTGGAGTCAATGAAGTCGGCGTCTACGCCAGGGGCTGGTTGCTCCAAAGTAAAGTACGGCAATACTACCATGGCACCCGTCAACGCCGAGTTCAAGCTAGACGCGTTGGGTAAAGTTGAGTGCTGGTCTTTGAAGTTCTTCAGCAACAGCGGGAAGCCGGCCGCGCCGGTACCGCCAAAGATGGAGCTCACAAAGAAGATGCGGTCACCGGCCTGAAAGTTAGACGCAAAGAAGCGCATCTCAGGAGATTCAATAATCTCGTTCAAGACCACACTGCCCACGTTCGGACTTCCTCTAAAGCCCACATCAAGACTGTTATTCAAGTTTTCTGGCGTGAACAATAAGTCTACTAGCGCCTGGGAGTCAATGTCCAATTGGTTGTAGCCCACGTGGTCTTTGAACGGCTTGTTGATGCCCCCAAAGTCATACACAAACGAGTCTCTTACTTTAGAGGAGCCGTCACCGGAGA
The nucleotide sequence above comes from Nibribacter ruber. Encoded proteins:
- a CDS encoding OmpA family protein produces the protein MNKENKDFFWPSYVDLMTVLFLIMLVLFVLSFKMFTDKDSENRRNIAQLKVEVQEKRKLDEIKEALSRLDSRYFQYNERYKRHELLVDVLFAQSSATIPQRSLMPLRRAGEELSSVLNSVKGADVKYLIVIDGRAASFPQGDPRNATQREYALELSYKRALALLQFWRSAGIRFPKDRIELIASGSGFEGAGRTGDVRDRRFVIQILPKVGTLTSKTVN
- a CDS encoding acetate and sugar kinases/Hsc70/actin family protein, which gives rise to MPKVLRLHKTGSNVEGWAKTSQITSTEIKDITDGAGGRAQKITASIPTPFARMHLFETAFDFVKQGVSSTPNSIYHKFVTHFWDLWELLYNHQSYAQGGNKIVIRRWNKQQQLHAMQSNPNTQLLGRTLDLFMNDSKFRGVDDLFLFYLESTDGRGNKHMQLLGGTSPFTFLFVSPNVQPLSINRAQNVGVYFDNNFVSLNDRERDFKEYVHKLFVSNPAYIQAFPAVYNALDEAVLKSISMSGVMGQNAVINDYLPLVDLQQNPVHVGHLNFLVKKDQTAVTSSDLFLRPTNNLFQGDRPIVLKPDLRLAPHVKYVNNLAWPTNTQVGYSDEKEIPARSLPGVGFNYPYLTINDLLQETIVQVPYEVNTDRFYSGTVLYQPGVTEKVFNYLLPITSTYFDYFTPEDLANHLTFYVDVNHVRVTLSIPTEHGPVVYERSYYDNPLNSRDAHGQIIPEKGHILKSRVGIGVFPFYKFVDAPTYNDFYKVMLVDEDIDSLLVNRNHTLNFYVGGRQLDAGGGFMSATSQRRTKKSNSSAGSTYYEIRGTHFDYAELTHQGVDVTGKALIVPKFQQMHQGIQSFTFAIDFGTSNTHIAYTAGSNQAPKEFSITANDLQLVMLNKPSEDASLTDYQRFHKRGFGRLFAVETLLKREFIPLIIGAGGSLYSFPTRTATCESIDFENQIPSLFGNINIGFSINTEGTHQDQYKQSYHTDLKWSETLSNTGKRRIEAFFTEIMLLIKNKVVLNHGNVANTKVVWFAPLSFDDYSRNMFQNVWDGVYQTVFKNGRNTACITESVAPFYFLSRTGVVVPSQDENLINVDIGGGTTDVLLFTNRKPSHSASFRFAGNDLWGDGFASVKTSKDNGLLQYGVSHIMQIPLSEEGKEYKKFLETALDNPDFGSADITSLLFSYDRELNYSSQLLQARQLRLMFYLHFGSLMYHLAQLTQLLGTQVPRYICFSGQGSLYIKLLAAGTNFSNVERYAKTIFQKVTGQEAPSNFKLVLVDNPKQVTANGGAMALEGANLSDLTDIPIMRPTGAVAGEDAMKSVNKSQISSTLRTEVLDNVMNCLTLLLDDADVAPLMRSMGVEVDPHWVLNFMRNNIQDSYTMVLEETLRGLSDRELIPETMFFMPLKQSLYLLSKELYHQQVGAIV